In Halorubrum sp. BV1, the following proteins share a genomic window:
- a CDS encoding anthranilate synthase component I family protein, whose product MQRSVRTDRDRFRAVAAAAPAGARVPVECRVTVADPFAAYRRARDGPGGFFYETTGGQSGWGYFGVDPVERLTVSADAAVAGESTTGDYRRPSPTLAALEGLAEGETLARGDCEVPYPCGAFGWLSYDVARELESFPASPPEGPGAIDDRGLPRLQVGVFDRVAAWECPTGGEPSVTLRVTACPRVPVGLDDTEIDRDALDGLFDAAAARADDLIDRIESGDPAVGPAPASDAATATFESDVGRGGYAEAVQRVKAAIREGDTFQANVSQRLRAPAAVHPVDAYDALRRVNPAPYSGVIEFSGVERGDARRGVDLVSASPELLLERVPDDETADPEGGTRLRTEPIAGTRPRGETREEDAALETALTTDAKERAEHAMLVDLERNDLGKVSRFGTVDVTEYRRVDRYSEVMHLVSLIEGEARSDVGLADAIAACFPGGTITGAPKPKTMRIIDELEATRRGPYTGSMLAVGFDGRATLNIVIRTLVRHADEYHLRVGAGIVHDSEPDAEYDETLAKARALVSATDEALAAGGMAIGRPEVTDD is encoded by the coding sequence ATGCAGCGATCGGTACGCACCGACCGGGATCGATTCCGCGCAGTCGCGGCCGCAGCGCCGGCCGGTGCTCGGGTGCCGGTCGAGTGCCGTGTGACCGTCGCGGACCCGTTCGCCGCGTACCGGCGCGCGCGCGACGGCCCTGGCGGCTTCTTTTATGAAACCACGGGCGGGCAGTCGGGATGGGGATACTTCGGTGTCGACCCGGTCGAGCGGCTCACCGTCTCCGCCGACGCGGCCGTCGCGGGCGAGTCCACGACCGGGGACTACCGCCGGCCGTCGCCGACGCTCGCCGCCCTGGAGGGTCTCGCCGAGGGCGAGACGCTCGCTCGCGGGGACTGCGAGGTCCCGTACCCCTGCGGCGCGTTCGGCTGGCTCTCGTACGACGTCGCGCGCGAGCTGGAATCGTTCCCGGCGTCGCCGCCCGAGGGTCCCGGTGCGATCGACGACCGAGGCCTCCCGCGGCTACAGGTGGGCGTCTTCGACCGCGTGGCGGCGTGGGAGTGTCCGACTGGCGGCGAACCGAGCGTCACGCTCCGCGTGACCGCGTGTCCGCGGGTGCCCGTCGGCCTCGATGACACCGAGATCGACAGAGACGCGCTCGACGGACTGTTCGACGCGGCGGCGGCTCGGGCGGACGACCTGATAGACCGGATCGAGTCCGGCGATCCGGCGGTCGGGCCGGCACCCGCCTCGGACGCGGCGACGGCGACGTTCGAGAGCGACGTCGGTCGTGGAGGATACGCAGAGGCGGTCCAGCGGGTGAAGGCGGCGATCCGCGAGGGTGACACGTTTCAGGCCAACGTCTCACAGCGGCTCCGCGCGCCGGCGGCGGTCCACCCGGTCGACGCCTACGACGCCCTGCGGCGGGTGAACCCGGCCCCATACTCGGGGGTGATCGAGTTCTCCGGCGTCGAGCGCGGCGACGCGCGGCGCGGCGTCGACCTCGTGAGCGCGAGCCCGGAGCTGCTCTTGGAGCGCGTCCCGGACGACGAGACCGCCGATCCGGAGGGGGGCACCCGCCTGCGTACGGAACCCATCGCGGGGACTCGTCCCCGGGGCGAGACACGAGAAGAGGACGCGGCGTTGGAGACGGCACTGACGACCGACGCCAAAGAACGCGCCGAACACGCCATGCTGGTCGATCTCGAACGCAACGACCTCGGCAAAGTCTCCCGGTTCGGGACGGTCGACGTGACCGAGTACCGCCGCGTCGACCGCTACAGCGAGGTGATGCACCTCGTGAGCCTGATCGAGGGCGAGGCGCGGTCGGACGTGGGGCTCGCAGACGCTATCGCGGCGTGTTTCCCCGGCGGGACGATCACCGGAGCACCGAAGCCGAAGACGATGCGTATCATCGACGAATTGGAGGCGACCCGACGCGGCCCCTACACGGGGTCGATGCTCGCGGTGGGGTTCGACGGCCGCGCCACGCTGAACATCGTGATACGGACGCTGGTCCGGCACGCAGACGAGTACCACCTGCGGGTCGGCGCGGGGATCGTCCACGACTCCGAGCCGGACGCCGAGTACGACGAGACGCTCGCGAAGGCCCGGGCGCTCGTGAGCGCCACGGACGAGGCGCTCGCGGCCGGCGGGATGGCGATCGGCCGGCCGGAG
- a CDS encoding helix-hairpin-helix domain-containing protein, with product MALLQKIKEALGFGSAPAERDEADTEVTVEHEPDDADAEPPGSGSSDGSDGGGQPVAAETDAAASTGALVDEDGSAAETEEAAEPAEAAEGADEEAAVDDDDVGPGVENITGIGPAYAERLAGIGIETIDQLAAADAADVAERTSVGETRAATWIERANEF from the coding sequence ATGGCCCTACTCCAGAAGATCAAAGAGGCGCTCGGGTTCGGGAGCGCCCCCGCCGAACGCGACGAGGCGGACACCGAAGTGACGGTCGAACACGAGCCGGACGACGCGGACGCGGAGCCGCCGGGTTCCGGTTCGAGCGACGGTTCGGACGGCGGGGGACAGCCGGTTGCGGCCGAGACGGACGCCGCCGCCTCGACCGGGGCGCTGGTCGACGAGGACGGCTCGGCCGCCGAGACCGAGGAGGCCGCGGAGCCGGCGGAGGCCGCGGAGGGAGCAGACGAGGAGGCGGCGGTCGACGACGACGACGTCGGTCCCGGCGTCGAGAACATCACCGGGATCGGCCCGGCGTACGCCGAGCGACTGGCCGGAATCGGCATCGAGACGATCGACCAGCTCGCGGCCGCGGACGCCGCCGACGTCGCCGAGCGAACGAGCGTCGGCGAAACGCGCGCCGCGACGTGGATCGAGCGGGCAAACGAGTTCTGA